Proteins encoded by one window of Salvia splendens isolate huo1 chromosome 14, SspV2, whole genome shotgun sequence:
- the LOC121764446 gene encoding uncharacterized protein LOC121764446 → MAFLYVDSLAKNKSRFVQISCKFLELLLLSMGLVSTILSLKDALNLPQSCKTIFLTATDFWSSIKCFLSSHPTTITVVAINLMIILIIASSRRHHHPETTTSNYVLGHVGIDIVRFDIDLEFQIDHDHDFDPGPDQSPLILEPPPLPQPSAPPIWDVIEVSPLQPPPSDVAQPIPIRDSNSTNWYDDDVSNHDGLQTHLISDVQSTVLTSSTSTVATIEKWKDALIIEKEAEEREATDQEEDNTIDATWEAIIGGAKPKPKPKPKPKPNTKPKQKKKGLKKSEKWEEAAQQRPRRLDSEEVVPTSPKWRELRKAETFNDAVSATRRGGLVRRDPSMSLEEFNQKVDRFIKNFNDGMRLQRQESYQRSLVEAVPRY, encoded by the coding sequence ATGGCATTTCTATATGTAGATAGTTTAGCCAAGAACAAGAGTAGATTTGTACAAATCTCATGCAAATTCCTAGAGCTTCTCCTCCTCTCAATGGGCCTCGTCTCCACCATCCTTTCCCTCAAAGACGCGTTGAATCTTCCTCAGTCTTGCAAAACAATTTTCTTAACCGCCACCGATTTCTGGAGCTCCATCAAATGCTTCTTATCCTCTCATCCCACCACCATCACCGTTGTCGCCATCAACCTCATGATCATCCTCATAATCGCCTCCtcccgccgccaccaccacccaGAAACCACCACCAGCAACTATGTTCTCGGCCATGTTGGTATTGATATAGTTAGATTTGATATTGATCTTGAATTCCAAATTGACCATGATCATGATTTTGATCCTGGTCCTGATCAATCACCCTTAATTCTTGAACCGCCGCCGCTCCCGCAGCCATCTGCGCCGCCGATTTGGGACGTCATCGAAGTAAGTCCACTTCAGCCGCCGCCATCTGACGTGGCACAGCCAATCCCCATCAGAGACAGCAACTCGACAAATTGGTACGACGATGATGTCTCAAATCATGACGGGTTACAAACACATCTCATATCAGATGTGCAGTCGACAGTCCTAACAAGTAGTACTAGCACAGTAGCAACGATTGAAAAATGGAAGGATGCGCTGATCATCGAAAAGGAGGCGGAGGAGAGAGAAGCGACGGATCAAGAAGAGGACAACACGATTGATGCCACGTGGGAGGCGATCATTGGGGGAGCGAAGCCGAAGCCGAAGCCGAAGCCGAAGccaaagccgaatacgaagccgaAGCAGAAGAAAAAAGGACTGAAGAAGAGCGAGAAGTGGGAGGAGGCGGCGCAGCAGCGGCCAAGGCGGCTGGACTCGGAGGAGGTGGTGCCGACGTCGCCAAAGTGGAGGGAGCTGAGGAAGGCGGAGACGTTCAACGACGCGGTGTCGGCGACGAGGAGAGGAGGGCTGGTGAGGAGAGATCCGTCGATGAGTCTCGAGGAGTTTAATCAGAAGGTGGATAGATTCATCAAGAATTTCAACGACGGAATGAGGCTGCAAAGGCAGGAATCTTACCAGAGATCATTGGTAGAGGCAGTACCCCGATACTGA
- the LOC121764964 gene encoding probable ADP-ribosylation factor GTPase-activating protein AGD15, with protein MNEKASVSKRLNAKHAKILLDLLKQPGNKECADCRNKGPRWASINLGIFICMQCSGIHRSLGVHISKVRSTTLDTWLPDQVAFMQAMGNEKSNSYWEADLPAQFYRSPIETFIKAKYVNRRWAPTTPQPIPEIYEEDNSLTTLTRKEIPKRARRYSLDEEFFMKGIPKIEAQTSQHCRAESFDFMESFEESSSPVSFEACLSIKNVDAGTDLFSLLYVSEETQDRTVVPPSRWATFE; from the exons ATGAATGAGAAGGCATCTGTTTCCAAAAGGCTCAATGCCAAACATGCAAAG ATACTATTAGATCTTCTTAAACAACCGGGAAACAAGGAATGTGCAGATTGTCGGAACAA GGGTCCACGGTGGGCAAGCATCAACCTCGGGATATTCATATGTATGCAATGCTCTGGAATACACCGCAGTCTTGGAGTGCACATCTCCAAG GTAAGATCTACGACGTTGGACACATGGCTCCCCGACCAGGTTGCCTTCATGCAGG CGATGGGGAACGAGAAGTCCAACAGCTACTGGGAAGCGGATTTACCAGCACAGTTCTATAGAAGTCCAATTGAAACCTTCATTAAGGCCAA GTACGTGAACCGAAGATGGGCTCCAACGACCCCACAGCCAATACCCGAAATCTATGAAGAGGACAACTCTTTAACCACCTTGACAAGAAAGGAGATTCcaaagagagcaagaagataCTCTCTGGATGAAGAGTTTTTCATGAAGGGAATCCCGAAAATTGAAGCTCAAACATCGCAGCATTGTCGCGCG GAATCTTTTGATTTTATGGAATCCTTTGAAGAATCTTCATCTCCGGTCAGTTTTGAGGCATGTCTGTCTATTAAAAATGTGGATGCCGGTACAGATCTCTTTAGCCTGCTCTACGTGTCGGAAGAAACACAAGATCGTACCGTTGTTCCTCCATCGCGTTGGGCTACTTTTGAGT GA
- the LOC121765424 gene encoding uncharacterized protein LOC121765424 has product MSGCSTSASTEVRDPNPDNAVVDCFNLSKASDQDALQHENEVNEENELEDGNRNTDVAEEEDEDEDADFNPFLKETNSMEASSSLSSEVEDLDLDVADSKGKQCAVVGNESGKHRDTSGDVENCDENVMNAVISSGKEDGKNLDLIYSSTTEKESSLVNQSGNGSLFDKENGLTRQVDIDSATDSRKFMVDVDAEGAICMRTRARYSLASFTLDELETFLQETDDEDDLQNVDDEEEYRKFLAAVLRGDDSQNLQENANADDEDEENDADFELELEEALESEPEEVEERRTTRRNRSQKASIEHSKKLAGQLSRPLRPLLPFASIESLSTAEGRHLTPNFSSTHMPPVNNGYTYGFTPHQIGQLHCLIHEHIQLLIQVFSLSVLEPGKSHIASEVKELAIQMVQKRDQALAWRTVPYPSFCFFPPYIHPSVQDGNQNMLPSTDGNKIAQQNLPCGSNRELDSDEQAGSSQTPEYHSWVPYVCGPVLSVTDVAPLKLVENYIDDVSSAVRAYERHQIEHGFETPGQKEPLFPLRNYLCSPESVGQGEMEENTPLDSNKAPSPSASHRLPKKNMATTLLERAKNQPVAPVPKEIAGLAQRFWSLFNPALYPHKPAPASLTTRVLFTDAEDELLALGLMEYNTDWKAIQQRFLPCKSRHQIFVRQKNRASSKAPENPIKSVRRIKNAPLTLEEIARIELGLKKFKLDFMSIWRFFLPYRDPSLLPRQWRIATGTQKSYKSDANKKAKRRLYEFKRKSSKPSPSSWHSSSEKEGDSSDNAVEETNSGDNHIDKEDEAYVHEAFLADWMPENHASSSFPSGLLSQESSLVKDKPGYRDIRPPIYKSVLASRPSTSEIVMRPYRARKPNNARLVKLAPDLPPVNLPPSVRIMSQSAFKNSQAITSAKDSGNIMRNAGLMAKNRTLHAGSNMQVGVGSSVQSGVTRNIHVNVTTKNQQRNLSDVATNKLTVERGDSDLQMHPLLFQAPQDCQLPYYPSSPSTSSSFSFFPGNQPQLSLSLFHNPRHIRDAVNFLSKSSKPPEKNAAPSGVEFHPLLQRTDDVGTNSLATHPAGRLPPTAASKPPIWNHLSSTSKASVDGNSSASGTNGSSLGKKGNELDLNIHLSLSAKNRESRNTIIRDTSRSLAAPASGVIESESAKDYTPGVMSNQFDSTETPLATPRNRGSRKVADDMHDESLPEIVMEQEELSDSEEEFGENVEFECEEMADSEAESTSESEKVVNVPNEEMHLDETDADIDDRQLQNDHGSNPCSTSEACSIGLDTTGLHVKPNALSLNLNSCPPASQSNPKNAYEFGPFGTRAGGDKFLVDLKGSGKMQKRTSKHLSGGTPSRTPRKRVCKSNSNSNAATIVENSKNVAKVEFG; this is encoded by the exons ATGTCGGGGTGTTCTACGTCAGCATCTACTGAAGTTCGAGACCCGAATCCGGACAATGCTGTTGTTGATTGCTTTAACTTATCTAAAGCCTCGGACCAAGATGCTTTGCAACATGAGAATGAGGTGAATGAAGAGAACGAATTGGAGGATGGTAACCGAAACACAGATGTGGCTGAGGAAGAGGACGAGGATGAAGATGCGGATTTCAATCCTTTTTTAAAAGAGACAAATTCAATGGAAGCTTCCTCAAGTTTGAGTTCTGAAGTTGAAGACCTGGACTTGGATGTTGCTGATAGCAAGGGAAAGCAATGTGCTGTGGTTGGTAACGAGTCTGGAAAACACAGGGACACCAGTGGGGATGTTGAGAACTGCGATGAAAATGTGATGAATGCAGTAATTTCTTCTGGAAAAGAAGATGGGAAAAATTTGGACCTTATTTATTCTTCAACTACAGAGAAGGAGTCCTCATTGGTAAATCAATCTGGTAATGGATCACTGTTTGACAAGGAGAATGGATTAACCAGACAAGTAGATATTGACAGTGCAACAGATTCCAGGAAATTTATGGTTGATGTGGATGCTGAGGGTGCCATCTGTATGCGAACTAGGGCTCGTTATTCTCTTGCAAGTTTCACACTTGATGAGCTTGAAACTTTCCTTCAAGaaactgatgatgaagatgatctGCAAAATgttgatgatgaagaggaatatAGAAAATTTTTGGCAGCTGTTTTAAGAGGTGATGATTCCCAGAATTTGCAAGAGAATGCAAAtgctgatgatgaagatgaagaaaatgatGCTGACTTTGAGCTTGAACTTGAAGAGGCACTAGAAAGTGAACCAGAGGAGGTTGAAGAACGAAGAACGACTAGGCGGAATAGAAGCCAAAAAGCCTCCATTGAACACAGCAAGAAGTTAGCAGGACAGTTGAGTAGACCACTTCGACCACTCTTGCCATTTGCATCAATTGAATCCTTATCAACTGCAGAAGGGAGACACTTAACACCCAACTTTTCTTCAACCCATATGCCTCCTGTAAATAATGGCTACACCTATGGATTCACCCCACATCAGATAGGGCAATTGCATTGCCTTATTCACGAGCACATACAACTACTTATTCAGGTTTTCTCGTTATCTGTTCTTGAGCCTGGGAAAAGCCATATTGCTTCCGAAGTTAAGGAATTAGCCATACAGATGGTTCAGAAACGTGATCAAGCTCTGGCGTGGAGAACAGTTCCATATCCGAGCTTTTGCTTCTTCCCCCCATATATCCATCCATCTGTGCAAGATGGGAATCAGAACATGCTTCCGTCTACAGATGGCAATAAAATTGCACAACAGAATCTTCCATGTGGAAGCAACAGAGAGCTGGACTCCGATGAACAGGCAGGCTCTTCTCAGACTCCAGAATACCACTCATGGGTTCCTTATGTTTGTGGTCCAGTGCTGTCTGTCACAGATGTAGCTCCACTCAAACTAGTTGAAAATTATATTGATGATGTTTCTTCTG CTGTGCGTGCATATGAACGCCATCAAATTGAACATGGTTTTGAGACTCCTGGTCAAAAGGAGCCCTTATTTCCTCTTCGCAATTACCTATGTTCCCCTGAGTCTGTTGGTCAAGGAGAAATGGAGGAGAACACTCCCCTAGATTCTAACAAGGCGCCTTCACCCTCTGCCAGCCATCGATTGCCCAAGAAGAATATGGCCACAACTCTGCTTGAAAGGGCCAAAAATCAACCAGTTGCTCCTGTTCCTAAGGAAATTGCTGGACTAGCTCAGAGGTTTTGGTCGTTGTTTAATCCTGCCCTTTATCCTCACAAGCCAGCTCCTGCTTCTCTTACTACTCGGGTACTTTTTACCGATGCTGAGGATGA ATTACTAGCCTTGGGTTTGATGGAATACAATACTGACTGGAAAGCTATACAGCAGCGATTTCTTCCTTGCAAATCTAGGCATCAG ATTTTTGTGAGGCAAAAGAATCGTGCATCATCAAAAGCACCAGAAAATCCAATAAAG TCTGTGAGAAGGATAAAAAACGCCCCCTTGACCTTGGAGGAAATTGCTCGTATTGAACTG GGATTGAAAAAGTTTAAACTCGACTTTATGTCCATATGGAGATTCTTTCTTCCTTATAGAGATCCCTCCTTGCTTCCGAGGCAGTGGCGCATTGCTACTGGTACCCAGAAATCATATAAATCTGATGCGAACAAGAAGGCAAAGCGTCGTCTGTATGAATTCAAAAGAAAAAGTAGCAAACCTTCTCCCTCAAGTTGGCATTCATCATCTGAGAAAGAG GGTGACAGCTCTGATAATGCTGTTGAAGAAACAAACAGTGGAGATAATCACATAGACAAAGAAGATGAAGCATATGTCCATGAAGCATTTCTGGCAGATTGGATGCCAGAAAACCATGCTTCTTCCAGTTTTCCCAGTGGCCTGCTATCCCAGGAGAGTTCTCTGGTGAAAGATAAACCTGGTTATCGAGACATCCGACCCCCAATATATAAGTCTGTACTTGCTTCAAG GCCATCCACTTCCGAAATAGTTATGCGGCCCTACCGTGCTCggaaaccaaataatgcacgcCTGGTCAAATTAGCTCCTGATTTGCCTCCTGTCAATCTGCCTCCATCCGTTCGAATTATGTCACAATCAGCTTTTAAGAACTCCCAAGCCATCACATCTGCAAAAGATTCGGGCAATATTATGAGAAATGCTGGTTTGATGGCAAAAAATCGGACTTTGCATGCTGGGAGCAATATGCAAGTGGGAGTTGGCTCTTCCGTGCAATCTGGAGTAACAAGGAACATACATGTTAATGTTACTACTAAAAATCAGCAGCGAAATCTTTCTGATGTCGCTACTAACAAACTTACAGTAGAGAGAGGCGACTCAGATCTTCAGATGCATCCTCTTCTATTCCAGGCACCTCAGGATTGTCAATTGCCTTACTACCCCAGCAGTCCTAGCACGTCTAGTTCGTTCTCTTTCTTTCCAGGaaatcaaccacaattaagtcTCAGTCTTTTTCACAACCCCCGGCATATAAGAGATGCTGTGAACTTTCTTAGCAAGTCATCCAAGCCTCCTGAAAAGAACGCTGCACCATCCGGTGTTGAATTTCATCCACTTTTACAGAGAACTGATGATGTGGGTACAAATTCTTTAGCTACACATCCTGCTGGCAGACTTCCTCCCACTGCAGCGTCGAAGCCTCCAATTTGGAATCATCTTTCCTCAACGAGTAAGGCATCTGTAGATGGTAATTCAAGTGCTTCAGGTACGAACGGCAGCAGCCTTGGTAAAAAGGGCAATGAACTAGACTTGAATATCCACCTCAGTTTGTCAGCCAAGAATCGAGAAAGCAGAAATACAATTATACGTGATACTAGCAGATCACTAGCAGCTCCCGCATCTGGTGtcatagaatctgaaagtgctAAAGATTATACTCCAGGTGTGATGAGCAATCAGTTCGACTCAACTGAGACTCCACTGGCTACTCCTAGAAACAGAGGAAGTAGGAAAGTGGCTGACGACATGCATGATGAGTCCCTACCAGAAATTGTAATGGAACAGGAAGAGTTGAGCGACTCTGAGGAAGAGTTTGGGGAAAACGTCGAGTTTGAGTGTGAGGAGATGGCCGATTCAGAAGCAGAGAGTACTTCTGAATCAGAAAAAGTTGTCAACGTGCCAAATGAG GAAATGCACCTAGATGAAACAGATGCAGATATTGACGACAGGCAGCTCCAGAATGACCACGGAAGCAATCCTTGCAGCACATCAGAAGCATGCTCGATCGGATTGGATACCACCGGGCTTCATGTGAAGCCGAATGCACTCTCCCTGAATCTGAATTCTTGCCCTCCTGCTTCTCAATCAAACCCCAAGAATGCATATGAATTTGGACCATTTGGTACTAGGGCAGGAGGCGATAAATTTCTCGTTGATTTAAAGGGCTCCGGCAAGATGCAGAAACGCACATCTAAGCATCTCAGCGGCGGCACTCCATCAAGAACTCCCAGAAAACGTGTCTGCAAATCCAATTCTAACTCAAACGCTGCCACCATTGTAGAAAATTCAAAGAATGTTGCTAAGGTTGAATTTGGTTAA
- the LOC121764447 gene encoding xyloglucan endotransglucosylase/hydrolase protein 9-like — MELIHFHTYSFLWNRRSILFLVDDIPIREYANKERKGKPYPRKQAMGIYGSLWNADDWATQGGRVKTNWTNAPFVVTFNSLEIDACAFLSDKADDVDAVAKCGKSGQFWWDKPVVKEEHKRRRKQLKWVRDNFLVYDYCRDVGRFPQGLPKECHG, encoded by the exons aattgatCCACTTCCACACTTACTCCTTTCTGTGGAATCGTCGCTCCATCTT GTTTCTTGTGGATGATATTCCGATAAGAGAATATGCAAACAAGGAGAGGAAAGGAAAGCCATATCCGAGAAAGCAGGCGATGGGGATCTACGGGTCTTTGTGGAACGCGGACGACTGGGCTACACAAGGAGGGAGGGTGAAGACAAACTGGACCAACGCTCCATTCGTAGTCACCTTCAACTCCTTGGAGATCGACGCGTGTGCTTTCTTGTCGGACAAAGCAGACGACGTTGATGCAGTGGCAAAGTGCGGGAAGTCAGGCCAGTTTTGGTGGGATAAACCGGTGGTGAAGGAGGAGCACAAGAGAAGGAGAAAACAGCTCAAGTGGGTTCGTGACAACTTCTTGGTTTATGATTATTGTAGAGATGTTGGCAGGTTTCCCCAAGGATTACCCAAAGAATGCCATGGTTGA